The following are from one region of the Jatrophihabitans telluris genome:
- the nhaA gene encoding Na+/H+ antiporter NhaA, with product MTTSLRPGPPLRFTTPQMTPSARRFIANEAGSAAVLLGATVIALVWANSPFSTSYFHFWNTPVRLDVGRFGLDLDLRHVVNDAAMAVFFLVLGLEISRETVAGELRNRRTLAVPACGAIGGMVVPIAIYLAINHSGPAAHGWGIVMSSDTAFVLGVLALFGPRCPDQLRLFLLALAVVDDIGAISVMAIFYTDHVHPVALAIALALFGCFVLLRWLGVWRLTPFVLLGLGFWLATYASGVHPTLAGVLTGLMVPAYSAEESRRRELLVFGRALIENPSAAGARLASLAASATVSASERLQNWLHPWSAYFVIPAFGLANAGVSLSPRTLADAVHSEVAVGIAVALVVGNAVGITLFSTIALRTHIGTLPGRVRYSHLFGGAVLAGMGFTISLFITDLAFDSATLRDEAKIGILAGSLLAALLGAWILRIMGERTPLCTPAGDDAPAALPPLPWSAPGFGPAGPAVGTRQ from the coding sequence ATGACGACAAGCCTGCGGCCCGGGCCACCACTGCGGTTCACCACACCCCAGATGACGCCCTCAGCCCGGCGCTTCATCGCCAACGAGGCTGGCAGCGCAGCCGTGCTCCTCGGCGCCACCGTCATCGCGTTGGTGTGGGCCAACTCGCCGTTCTCGACCAGTTACTTCCACTTCTGGAACACCCCGGTCCGGTTGGACGTCGGTCGTTTCGGACTGGACCTGGACCTGCGGCACGTCGTCAACGACGCGGCCATGGCGGTGTTCTTCCTCGTGCTGGGCCTGGAGATCAGCCGCGAAACCGTTGCCGGGGAGTTGCGAAACCGCCGGACGCTGGCCGTACCGGCCTGCGGCGCCATCGGCGGCATGGTGGTGCCGATCGCCATCTATCTGGCCATCAACCACAGTGGTCCGGCGGCCCACGGGTGGGGCATCGTGATGTCCAGCGACACCGCCTTCGTGCTCGGGGTGCTGGCGCTGTTCGGACCCCGCTGTCCCGATCAGCTCCGGTTGTTCCTGCTCGCCCTGGCGGTGGTCGACGACATCGGTGCCATCTCCGTGATGGCCATCTTCTACACCGACCACGTGCACCCGGTCGCTCTGGCCATCGCGCTGGCCCTGTTCGGCTGCTTCGTCCTGCTGCGCTGGTTGGGGGTCTGGCGGCTCACTCCGTTCGTGCTGCTGGGCCTTGGATTCTGGCTGGCCACCTACGCCTCCGGCGTCCATCCGACGCTCGCGGGGGTGTTGACCGGGCTGATGGTTCCGGCCTATTCCGCCGAGGAATCCCGGCGGCGCGAACTGCTGGTCTTCGGTCGAGCCCTCATCGAAAACCCGTCGGCGGCCGGCGCGCGGCTGGCCTCGCTGGCCGCCTCCGCCACGGTTTCGGCCAGCGAGCGGCTGCAGAACTGGCTGCACCCTTGGTCGGCGTACTTCGTCATACCGGCGTTCGGGCTGGCCAACGCGGGCGTCTCGCTCAGCCCGCGCACCCTCGCCGACGCGGTGCACTCCGAGGTCGCGGTGGGCATCGCCGTCGCGCTGGTCGTCGGAAACGCTGTCGGTATCACGCTGTTCTCCACGATCGCCCTGCGGACACACATCGGGACGCTGCCCGGACGGGTTCGCTACAGCCACCTGTTCGGTGGCGCCGTGCTGGCCGGAATGGGCTTCACGATCTCGCTGTTCATCACCGATCTGGCCTTCGACAGCGCGACGCTGCGGGACGAGGCGAAGATCGGGATTCTGGCCGGCTCCCTGCTCGCGGCCCTGCTCGGTGCGTGGATCCTGCGCATCATGGGCGAACGCACGCCACTGTGCACGCCGGCCGGTGACGACGCCCCGGCCGCGCTACCGCCGCTGCCATGGTCGGCGCCCGGATTCGGCCCGGCCGGTCCCGCTGTCGGCACCCGCCAGTAG
- a CDS encoding alpha/beta hydrolase family protein, which produces MSSGPPIPRRSLLGLLGLAATTATLSACSASLGRRSSAASGVTMTAARPATASTAGGVRSPERHRYGSDESQWADLYRPRTADRDATIVVIHGGFWRSEYGADLGAPLAADLARRGWTAWNIEYRRVGSGGGWPGTLTDVAAAFDALGAIDSVPSRVLALGHSAGGQLAAWAAARSTLPSAAPGSRPAVAIAGVVAQAGVLDLTSAAVHGVGGSAVPDLIGGSPAQHPERYRWADPTLQLPLSVPLHCIHAHADVNVPYSQSQNYVDAARGAGAVAQLHTVPGDHFSLIDITTPAWSAALSALESLTS; this is translated from the coding sequence ATGTCTTCTGGCCCGCCGATCCCGCGCCGCAGCCTGCTCGGCCTGCTGGGCCTGGCCGCTACGACCGCAACCCTGAGCGCCTGCTCGGCCTCCTTGGGCAGGCGATCGTCAGCGGCCTCCGGCGTCACGATGACAGCCGCCCGGCCGGCTACCGCGTCGACCGCAGGGGGCGTGCGCAGCCCCGAACGACACCGCTACGGCTCGGACGAGTCCCAGTGGGCTGACCTGTATCGGCCCCGGACCGCCGACCGTGACGCCACGATCGTGGTCATCCACGGCGGATTCTGGCGCTCGGAGTACGGAGCGGACCTCGGGGCCCCGCTGGCCGCCGATCTCGCCCGCCGGGGCTGGACGGCCTGGAACATCGAATACCGCCGGGTCGGTTCGGGTGGTGGCTGGCCGGGCACTCTCACCGACGTCGCGGCCGCCTTCGACGCCCTCGGCGCAATCGACTCGGTGCCGAGCCGGGTCCTGGCGCTCGGCCACTCAGCGGGCGGCCAGCTTGCGGCGTGGGCGGCGGCCCGATCGACACTGCCGAGCGCCGCGCCTGGTTCGCGGCCGGCTGTCGCGATCGCCGGTGTGGTCGCCCAAGCCGGTGTGCTCGACCTGACCAGCGCTGCGGTGCACGGTGTCGGCGGCTCCGCGGTCCCGGATCTGATCGGTGGCAGCCCGGCGCAGCACCCCGAACGGTATCGCTGGGCCGACCCGACGCTGCAGCTGCCCTTGAGCGTTCCACTTCACTGCATTCACGCCCATGCCGACGTCAATGTTCCTTATTCGCAAAGCCAGAACTATGTCGACGCCGCACGAGGCGCGGGCGCCGTGGCGCAGTTGCACACCGTCCCCGGCGATCACTTCAGCTTGATCGACATCACGACGCCGGCGTGGTCGGCCGCGCTGTCCGCACTGGAGTCCCTCACGAGCTGA
- a CDS encoding RNA-binding S4 domain-containing protein, which translates to MSDVTIRDADIRLGQFLKLADAVEQGSDVKALLADGLVLVNGEIETRRGRQLHAGDVVALGGQKFTVATRAK; encoded by the coding sequence ATGAGTGACGTGACGATTCGGGACGCCGACATCCGGCTGGGACAGTTCCTCAAGCTGGCCGACGCGGTCGAGCAGGGCTCGGACGTCAAAGCACTGCTCGCCGATGGGCTGGTGCTGGTCAACGGCGAGATCGAGACCCGCCGGGGGCGGCAACTGCACGCTGGAGATGTCGTAGCGCTCGGCGGACAGAAGTTCACGGTGGCCACCCGCGCGAAGTAA
- a CDS encoding acetyl-CoA C-acetyltransferase, protein MTTEAYIYDAIRTPRGRGKKTGSLHATKPVSLLVGLISAIQQRNPDLDPAAIEDVILGVVTPIGDQGADIARTAALAAGLVKSGPGFQLNRFCASGLEAVNTAAQKVRSGWEDLLLAGGVESMSRVPMASDGGAWAMDPETAYSTSFVPQGISADLIATMEGFSREDVDLFAVQSQDRAAKALADGAFARSVVPVLDLNGRTVLDVDEFPRPGTTTETLAGLPASFAGIGALGGFDAVALQKYHWVPEIHHVHTAGNSSGIVDGAALMLIGSEQAGATHGLTPRARIVATGVVAEEPTIMLTGPAPAARKALAKAGLGVADIDLFEVNEAFAAVVMKFLRDLDVPHERVNVNGGAIALGHPLGATGAMILGTLIDELERRDQRYGLATLCVGGGMGVATIVERVS, encoded by the coding sequence ATGACGACCGAGGCCTACATCTACGACGCGATCAGGACACCACGCGGGCGCGGGAAGAAGACCGGCTCGCTGCATGCGACCAAGCCGGTGTCCTTGCTGGTCGGGCTGATCTCGGCGATCCAGCAGCGCAACCCCGATCTGGATCCGGCCGCGATCGAGGACGTCATTCTCGGCGTCGTGACCCCGATCGGCGATCAGGGTGCCGACATCGCGCGCACGGCAGCGCTCGCCGCGGGGCTGGTCAAGTCCGGGCCTGGTTTTCAGCTCAACCGTTTCTGCGCCTCCGGTCTGGAGGCCGTCAACACCGCCGCGCAGAAGGTGCGCTCCGGGTGGGAGGACCTGTTGCTCGCCGGCGGAGTCGAGTCGATGTCGCGGGTCCCGATGGCCTCCGACGGCGGCGCGTGGGCGATGGACCCGGAGACGGCCTACAGCACCAGCTTCGTCCCGCAGGGCATCTCGGCCGATTTGATCGCCACCATGGAGGGCTTCTCCCGCGAGGATGTCGACCTGTTCGCCGTCCAGTCCCAGGACCGGGCGGCAAAGGCTTTGGCCGACGGGGCATTCGCCCGCTCGGTCGTCCCGGTGCTCGATCTCAACGGCCGGACGGTGCTCGACGTCGACGAGTTTCCCCGGCCGGGAACGACCACCGAGACGCTGGCGGGGCTGCCGGCGTCCTTCGCCGGCATCGGCGCCCTCGGCGGTTTCGACGCCGTCGCCCTGCAGAAGTACCACTGGGTTCCCGAGATCCACCACGTGCACACCGCGGGTAACTCCTCCGGAATCGTCGACGGGGCGGCCCTGATGTTGATCGGCAGCGAACAGGCCGGCGCCACTCACGGATTGACTCCGCGCGCTCGAATCGTCGCCACCGGCGTGGTGGCCGAAGAGCCGACCATCATGCTCACCGGTCCGGCCCCGGCGGCGCGCAAAGCCTTGGCCAAGGCGGGTCTTGGCGTTGCCGACATCGACCTGTTCGAGGTGAACGAGGCCTTCGCCGCCGTCGTGATGAAGTTCCTCCGCGACCTGGACGTGCCGCACGAGCGGGTCAATGTCAACGGTGGTGCGATCGCCCTCGGCCACCCGCTGGGCGCGACCGGCGCGATGATCCTGGGCACCCTCATCGACGAACTGGAGCGGCGCGACCAGCGCTATGGACTGGCCACCCTCTGCGTCGGCGGCGGTATGGGCGTGGCCACGATCGTCGAGCGGGTCAGCTGA
- a CDS encoding MerR family transcriptional regulator: MSEPRAARPAAEVAPADSEVPRPESEGGRPGPERMLTVDELAARTGMTVRTVRFYAAEGLLPPPLRQGRIAYYGPAHRMRLDFIRELQEFGYTLAGIERYLARIPPEATAGELAVHRALLAPWEPQRACELDLDGLQQRAGRTLDDMDLEFLAAIGIIARHGDHFRVTPSMLAVGVELLGMPVPLEVLREAAVVIQSHATAAAEGLTEVFRAGIWEPFHRGEVSGADADQLATVVARLRPIAVQGLVAAFEKAADRAVRGVPRA; this comes from the coding sequence GTGTCCGAGCCCAGGGCCGCCAGACCCGCCGCCGAGGTCGCGCCTGCGGACTCGGAGGTCCCGCGTCCGGAGTCCGAGGGCGGCCGCCCCGGTCCGGAGCGGATGCTGACCGTCGACGAACTGGCGGCCCGCACCGGAATGACCGTCCGAACGGTACGTTTCTACGCCGCGGAGGGGCTCCTGCCGCCCCCGTTGCGTCAGGGCCGCATCGCCTACTACGGGCCGGCGCACCGAATGCGGCTGGACTTCATCCGCGAACTGCAGGAGTTCGGCTACACGCTCGCGGGAATCGAGCGCTACCTGGCCCGGATCCCACCGGAGGCCACCGCGGGGGAGCTCGCGGTCCATCGGGCGTTGCTGGCGCCGTGGGAACCACAGCGTGCCTGCGAGCTCGACCTCGACGGCCTGCAACAACGCGCCGGGCGGACGCTGGACGACATGGACCTGGAATTCCTCGCTGCCATCGGCATCATCGCCCGCCACGGTGATCACTTCCGGGTCACCCCGTCGATGCTCGCGGTGGGCGTCGAACTGCTGGGGATGCCGGTCCCGCTGGAGGTGCTGCGCGAGGCCGCCGTAGTCATCCAGAGCCACGCCACGGCGGCGGCCGAGGGGCTGACCGAAGTCTTCCGTGCCGGGATCTGGGAGCCGTTCCATCGCGGCGAGGTCAGCGGTGCCGACGCCGATCAGCTCGCCACGGTCGTGGCCCGCCTTCGGCCGATCGCGGTGCAGGGCTTGGTGGCCGCCTTCGAGAAGGCCGCCGACCGCGCCGTGCGCGGCGTTCCCCGAGCGTGA
- a CDS encoding HhH-GPD-type base excision DNA repair protein, with translation MTLHLATTDDANALLAEDPLALLVGMLLDQQIPMEKAFTSPAVLAERMGTPRLDARSIADFDPDQFEALFREVPALHRFPAAMAKRVQELGRALVEQYDGDTATIWTTATSGDELVSRIAGLPGFGQQKARIFTALLGKQFDVQPAGWREAAGPYGEAGSHRSVADVVDAGSLMKVRTFKKEQKAAKSKSPS, from the coding sequence ATGACGCTGCACCTGGCAACCACCGACGACGCCAACGCACTGCTCGCCGAGGACCCGCTGGCGCTTTTGGTGGGCATGTTGCTCGACCAGCAGATCCCCATGGAGAAGGCCTTCACCTCGCCCGCCGTACTGGCCGAGCGCATGGGCACCCCGCGCCTGGACGCCCGCTCGATCGCCGATTTCGACCCGGACCAGTTCGAGGCACTCTTTCGGGAAGTGCCCGCGCTGCACCGGTTCCCGGCGGCAATGGCCAAGCGTGTACAGGAGCTGGGACGAGCCCTCGTCGAGCAGTACGACGGCGATACCGCGACCATCTGGACGACGGCCACCAGCGGCGACGAACTGGTCAGCCGCATCGCCGGACTGCCCGGCTTCGGTCAGCAGAAGGCCCGCATCTTCACCGCGCTGCTCGGCAAACAGTTCGACGTACAGCCGGCAGGATGGCGCGAGGCCGCCGGCCCCTACGGCGAGGCCGGCTCACATCGTTCGGTGGCCGACGTGGTCGATGCCGGATCGTTGATGAAGGTCCGCACGTTCAAGAAGGAGCAGAAAGCGGCCAAGTCGAAGTCACCGAGCTGA
- a CDS encoding FAD-binding oxidoreductase, producing the protein MSYTQGSPNATIPGAHREQTLARADAPFPFSHSENLPAAAAAAAAAAAADYDVSAVHPYFAALGDVLSGELVAAGDADYDRSRLAWNLSIDQRPAAVVFAAGAADVVAVLRFAAANGLRVAPQGGGHNAGPLGDLERTILLRTIRMNQVSFDRSTATVRAEAGALWGDVNAVLAGTGYAALAGSSPDVGVVGYTLSGGYSWLSRSLGLAVSSVTAIEVVTGDGVLRRADATENAELFWALRGGGGNHGIVIALEFKAYPMPDVYAGAMLFPLARAAEVLAGYERWTRDLDERVTSCVRLLRLPPLPELPDFLRGQSFVAVDGAVAADSETAQKLLSPLEILDPVVNLFAPMAPTELGTIHMDPPTPTPAAGGGVMIDDLPVEALERILELAGPEAQTSLLAVDIRHLGGAIGRPAVGGGAVDRFTGRFLAFGVGIAPTPEAHAQVSADVQRLVAALRPWASARQYANFVEDSAPASTFHTPDVLPRLLAVQEQFDPAGLIKANHPLS; encoded by the coding sequence ATGAGCTACACCCAGGGTTCGCCGAACGCGACGATCCCCGGCGCCCACCGCGAGCAGACCCTCGCCCGGGCCGACGCCCCGTTCCCGTTCAGCCACAGCGAGAACCTTCCCGCCGCCGCTGCCGCTGCCGCTGCCGCTGCCGCTGCCGACTATGACGTCTCCGCGGTGCATCCGTACTTCGCCGCGCTGGGCGACGTCCTCAGCGGCGAACTCGTCGCCGCCGGCGACGCGGACTACGACCGGTCGCGGCTGGCCTGGAACCTGTCCATCGACCAGCGGCCGGCAGCCGTCGTGTTCGCCGCCGGCGCCGCGGACGTCGTCGCCGTGCTCCGGTTCGCGGCGGCGAACGGCTTGCGGGTCGCACCCCAGGGCGGCGGCCACAACGCCGGGCCGCTCGGCGATCTCGAACGCACCATCCTGCTGCGAACCATCCGCATGAACCAGGTGAGCTTCGACCGGTCCACAGCGACCGTGCGGGCCGAGGCCGGTGCGCTCTGGGGCGATGTCAATGCCGTATTGGCCGGGACCGGATACGCCGCGCTGGCCGGATCCTCCCCGGACGTCGGCGTGGTCGGCTACACCCTGTCCGGCGGTTACAGCTGGTTGTCACGCAGCCTCGGCCTGGCCGTGTCGAGCGTGACGGCGATCGAGGTCGTCACCGGCGACGGGGTGCTACGCCGTGCCGATGCCACCGAGAACGCCGAGCTGTTCTGGGCCCTGCGCGGCGGTGGTGGTAATCACGGGATCGTCATTGCCCTGGAATTCAAGGCGTATCCGATGCCGGACGTGTACGCCGGCGCGATGCTTTTTCCCCTCGCCCGAGCGGCGGAGGTCCTGGCCGGCTACGAGCGCTGGACCCGTGACCTCGACGAACGGGTGACCTCGTGCGTCCGGTTGCTCCGACTTCCCCCGCTGCCCGAACTCCCCGACTTCCTGCGCGGTCAGTCGTTCGTCGCCGTGGACGGAGCGGTCGCGGCCGACTCCGAGACGGCGCAGAAACTGCTGTCTCCATTGGAGATTCTCGATCCGGTCGTGAACCTGTTCGCTCCGATGGCACCCACCGAGCTCGGCACGATCCACATGGACCCGCCCACCCCGACACCGGCCGCGGGCGGCGGTGTGATGATCGACGACCTGCCGGTGGAGGCACTGGAACGGATCCTGGAGCTCGCCGGGCCCGAGGCGCAGACCTCCCTGCTGGCGGTCGACATCCGGCACCTGGGGGGAGCGATCGGCCGTCCCGCCGTCGGCGGAGGGGCCGTGGACCGGTTCACCGGGCGCTTCCTGGCCTTCGGAGTCGGGATCGCGCCCACGCCCGAGGCTCACGCACAGGTCAGCGCCGACGTCCAGCGGCTGGTGGCGGCGTTACGCCCGTGGGCCAGCGCGCGTCAGTACGCGAACTTCGTCGAGGACAGCGCGCCGGCCTCGACGTTTCACACTCCGGACGTCCTGCCGCGGCTGCTTGCCGTTCAGGAACAATTCGACCCGGCGGGCTTGATCAAGGCCAACCATCCGCTGAGCTGA
- a CDS encoding 3-hydroxyacyl-CoA dehydrogenase NAD-binding domain-containing protein, with protein MISWDQDADGIVTLTMDDPTQRANTMNELFRDSLAVTVTRLRAARDEITGVVVTSAKSTFFAGGDLRLLSQVTEDNASEFSAAVEGMKAQLRSLETLGRPVVAALNGTALGGGLEIALACHHRIAVNDGNARFGLPEVTLGLLPGGGGVTRVTRLLGLQDGLMKVLLQGQRLRPAQAKEIGLIDELVNDLDELRAAARRWILANPDAAQPWDRKGFTIPGGTPADASLAAMLPVFPASLRKQLKGAPMPAPHHIMCAAVEGSQVDIDNALKIEGRYFLDLARGQVAKNMIQAFWFDLNSINAGGSRPAGHQPRPATRVAVVGAGMMGAGIAYVAARNGIDVVLKDVDVQAAEKGKDYSRRLLDKAFSRGTITEAARDEVLARITPTADYAELRGCDLVVEAVFEKVSLKHEVFGELEPAVAADALLGSNTSTLPITALASGVKRQQDFIGLHFFSPVDRMPLLEIIRGEQTSDEALARALDFAQQIGKTPIVVNDSRGFFTSRVIGTFVNEALAMLGEGIAPATIEQATTQAGYPVGALQLTDELNLELLVKIRNESRAAVEDAGGRYPAHPGEAVIDRMVELGRPGRLRGKGFFDYGEDGKRSGLWPGLATEFPVAGDPSLVDLTEVQERMLFAEAVETARCVAEGVLTTTADANIGSIMGIGFPAWTGGVLQYINSYHGSEGRSGLPGFVARADELAASHGERFAPNALLRAMAADGERF; from the coding sequence ATGATCTCCTGGGACCAGGACGCGGACGGCATCGTCACCCTGACGATGGACGACCCGACCCAACGAGCGAACACGATGAACGAGCTGTTCCGAGACTCGTTGGCTGTCACTGTGACGCGGTTGCGGGCGGCCCGGGACGAGATCACCGGCGTCGTGGTCACCTCGGCCAAGTCGACGTTCTTCGCCGGGGGCGACCTTCGCCTGCTGTCGCAGGTGACCGAGGACAACGCCTCGGAGTTCAGCGCCGCGGTCGAGGGCATGAAGGCCCAGCTCCGGTCGCTGGAAACGCTCGGCCGTCCGGTCGTGGCCGCGCTGAACGGAACCGCCCTCGGCGGTGGCCTGGAGATCGCCCTGGCCTGCCACCACCGCATCGCCGTCAACGACGGCAACGCGCGCTTCGGACTCCCCGAGGTCACCCTGGGCTTGCTGCCCGGCGGCGGCGGAGTCACCCGGGTGACGCGTCTGCTCGGCCTCCAGGACGGCTTGATGAAAGTGTTGCTGCAGGGCCAGCGGCTCAGGCCGGCGCAAGCCAAGGAGATCGGCCTGATCGACGAGCTCGTCAACGACCTCGACGAGCTTCGGGCGGCCGCGCGGCGCTGGATCCTCGCCAATCCGGACGCGGCGCAGCCGTGGGATCGCAAGGGCTTCACAATCCCCGGCGGGACGCCCGCCGACGCGTCCCTGGCCGCGATGCTGCCCGTGTTTCCCGCCAGCCTGCGCAAGCAGCTCAAGGGCGCTCCGATGCCGGCCCCGCATCACATCATGTGCGCGGCCGTCGAGGGATCCCAGGTCGACATCGACAACGCTCTGAAGATCGAAGGCCGGTACTTCCTCGATCTCGCGCGCGGTCAGGTGGCGAAGAACATGATCCAGGCGTTCTGGTTCGACCTGAACTCGATCAACGCCGGCGGTTCGCGGCCGGCCGGCCACCAACCTCGACCCGCCACCCGGGTAGCCGTCGTCGGCGCCGGGATGATGGGAGCGGGAATCGCCTACGTCGCCGCCCGAAACGGCATCGACGTCGTGCTCAAGGACGTCGACGTCCAGGCTGCCGAGAAGGGCAAGGACTACTCGAGACGCCTGCTGGACAAGGCCTTCTCGCGAGGGACGATCACCGAGGCGGCCCGCGACGAGGTGCTGGCCAGGATCACCCCGACGGCCGACTATGCCGAGCTGCGAGGCTGCGACCTGGTGGTCGAGGCCGTGTTCGAGAAGGTCTCGCTCAAGCACGAGGTCTTCGGCGAGCTCGAGCCCGCGGTGGCGGCTGATGCGCTGCTCGGGTCGAACACCTCGACGTTACCGATCACCGCGCTGGCGTCGGGCGTGAAGCGGCAGCAGGACTTCATCGGCCTGCACTTCTTCTCTCCGGTGGACAGGATGCCGCTGCTGGAAATCATCCGCGGCGAACAGACCTCGGACGAGGCGCTGGCCCGCGCGCTCGACTTCGCCCAGCAGATCGGCAAGACCCCCATCGTGGTCAACGACAGCCGCGGCTTCTTCACCTCCCGGGTTATCGGAACCTTCGTCAACGAGGCGCTGGCCATGCTCGGCGAGGGGATCGCCCCGGCCACCATCGAGCAGGCCACAACCCAGGCCGGCTACCCGGTCGGTGCGCTGCAGCTCACCGACGAGCTGAACCTGGAGCTGCTGGTCAAGATCCGCAACGAGAGCCGGGCCGCGGTCGAGGACGCCGGCGGCCGGTACCCAGCGCATCCCGGCGAGGCGGTGATCGATCGTATGGTCGAGCTCGGGCGGCCAGGACGCCTGCGGGGCAAGGGATTCTTCGACTACGGCGAGGACGGCAAACGGAGCGGCCTGTGGCCAGGACTGGCGACGGAGTTCCCGGTGGCCGGTGATCCGTCCTTGGTGGACCTGACCGAGGTGCAGGAGCGCATGCTCTTCGCCGAGGCCGTGGAAACTGCCCGGTGCGTGGCCGAGGGTGTGCTCACCACGACCGCTGACGCGAATATCGGCTCGATCATGGGCATCGGCTTCCCCGCGTGGACGGGCGGCGTCCTGCAGTACATCAACAGCTACCACGGGTCCGAGGGACGAAGCGGCCTACCCGGCTTCGTCGCCCGTGCGGACGAGTTGGCCGCGAGTCACGGGGAGCGGTTCGCCCCCAACGCCCTGCTACGCGCGATGGCGGCCGACGGCGAACGCTTCTGA
- a CDS encoding DsbA family protein, protein MSAMNPPAAEVLHVYGSPDAPLCIVEFGDYECPYCAGVAPVLQELVDSSDGRIRLIFRNFPLFEVHPHALTAALAAESVNASAGAEAFWRMHHKLFQHQARLTDADLRLYASSVGGDPDQAVGDTAQQFAPIVQADYAAGLQAGVSATPTLFIDGTAYEGRLDLNSLRRASGLLAGADSGTGRAESGRRPWQRR, encoded by the coding sequence ATGAGCGCGATGAACCCGCCGGCGGCGGAGGTTCTGCACGTCTACGGCAGTCCCGACGCGCCCCTGTGCATCGTCGAGTTCGGCGACTACGAATGCCCCTACTGCGCCGGCGTCGCGCCCGTCCTGCAGGAGCTCGTGGACTCCTCTGACGGCCGGATCCGGCTGATCTTCCGCAACTTCCCGCTGTTCGAGGTGCACCCGCACGCGTTGACCGCCGCCCTGGCCGCTGAGTCGGTCAACGCTTCTGCCGGGGCCGAGGCGTTCTGGCGTATGCATCACAAGCTCTTTCAGCACCAGGCTCGGCTGACCGACGCCGACCTGCGCCTGTACGCCTCTTCCGTCGGCGGTGATCCGGACCAGGCTGTCGGTGACACCGCTCAGCAGTTCGCCCCGATCGTCCAAGCTGATTACGCTGCCGGCCTGCAGGCCGGAGTCTCGGCGACGCCGACGCTGTTCATCGACGGCACCGCCTACGAAGGACGACTCGACCTGAACTCGTTGCGCCGGGCGTCCGGGCTACTGGCGGGTGCCGACAGCGGGACCGGCCGGGCCGAATCCGGGCGCCGACCATGGCAGCGGCGGTAG